A genomic stretch from Vibrio coralliilyticus includes:
- the atpA gene encoding F0F1 ATP synthase subunit alpha, with the protein MQLNSTEISDLIKQRIESFEVVSEARNEGTIVSVSDGIIRIHGLADVMQGEMIELPGGRYALALNLERDSVGAVVMGPYADLKEGMKVTGTGRILEVPVGPELLGRVVNTLGEPIDGKGPIEAKLTSPVEVIAPGVIDRQSVDQPVQTGYKSVDSMIPIGRGQRELVIGDRQTGKTAMAIDAIINQKNSGIFSIYVAIGQKASTIANVVRKLEEHGALANTIVVVASASESAALQYLAPYAGCAMGEYFRDRGEDALIVYDDLSKQAVAYRQISLLLKRPPGREAFPGDVFYLHSRLLERAARVNAEYVEKFTNGEVKGKTGSLTALPIIETQAGDVSAFVPTNVISITDGQIFLQTELFNAGVRPAVDPGISVSRVGGSAQTKIIKKLSGGIRTALAQYRELAAFAQFSSDLDEATKKQLDHGQKVTELMKQKQYAPMSVFDQALVIFAAERGYLADVELSKLLDFEAALLSYARGQYAELASEIDKTGAYNDEIEAQLKKLVDDFVATQTW; encoded by the coding sequence ATGCAACTTAATTCCACGGAAATCAGCGATCTAATCAAACAGCGTATCGAATCTTTCGAAGTTGTTAGTGAAGCTCGCAATGAGGGTACTATCGTATCGGTAAGCGATGGTATCATCCGCATCCACGGCCTAGCGGACGTGATGCAAGGTGAAATGATTGAATTACCGGGTGGCCGTTATGCACTAGCACTTAACCTTGAGCGTGACTCGGTTGGTGCAGTTGTAATGGGCCCATATGCTGACCTTAAGGAAGGCATGAAAGTTACAGGTACAGGTCGTATTCTTGAAGTACCAGTTGGTCCAGAACTACTAGGTCGCGTAGTAAACACGCTAGGTGAACCTATTGATGGTAAAGGTCCTATTGAAGCCAAACTGACTTCACCTGTAGAAGTGATTGCACCGGGTGTAATCGACCGTCAGTCGGTTGATCAGCCTGTGCAAACTGGTTACAAATCTGTTGACTCAATGATCCCAATCGGTCGTGGTCAGCGTGAGCTTGTGATCGGTGACCGCCAGACTGGTAAAACAGCGATGGCGATCGATGCAATCATTAACCAGAAAAACTCTGGTATTTTCTCTATCTACGTAGCTATCGGTCAGAAAGCATCGACTATTGCTAACGTAGTACGCAAACTGGAAGAACATGGCGCGCTAGCTAACACTATTGTTGTTGTTGCGTCAGCTTCTGAATCTGCAGCGCTACAATACTTAGCGCCATACGCAGGTTGTGCGATGGGTGAATACTTCCGTGATCGCGGCGAAGACGCACTGATTGTTTATGATGATCTATCTAAACAGGCAGTAGCTTACCGTCAGATCTCTCTACTACTAAAACGTCCACCTGGCCGTGAGGCATTCCCTGGTGATGTTTTCTACCTTCACTCGCGTCTACTAGAGCGTGCTGCTCGTGTAAATGCAGAATACGTAGAGAAGTTCACTAATGGTGAAGTGAAAGGTAAGACGGGCTCTTTGACTGCTCTTCCTATCATCGAAACTCAAGCTGGTGACGTTTCAGCATTCGTACCGACTAACGTAATCTCGATTACCGATGGTCAGATCTTCCTACAAACTGAGCTATTCAACGCAGGTGTTCGTCCAGCGGTTGACCCAGGTATCTCGGTATCACGTGTAGGTGGTTCAGCTCAGACGAAAATCATCAAGAAGCTCTCTGGCGGTATTCGTACTGCTCTTGCTCAGTACCGTGAACTTGCAGCATTTGCTCAGTTCTCGTCTGATCTTGATGAAGCAACGAAGAAACAGCTAGACCATGGTCAGAAAGTAACAGAACTAATGAAGCAGAAGCAGTACGCTCCAATGTCTGTTTTTGACCAAGCACTAGTGATCTTCGCGGCAGAGCGCGGCTATTTAGCAGATGTTGAACTAAGCAAACTGCTAGATTTCGAAGCGGCTCTACTATCGTATGCTCGCGGTCAATACGCTGAACTAGCGTCTGAGATCGACAAGACGGGTGCGTACAACGATGAAATCGAAGCTCAGCTTAAGAAGCTGGTTGATGATTTCGTGGCAACCCA
- the atpH gene encoding F0F1 ATP synthase subunit delta, which yields MSDLTTIARPYAKAAFDFAVEKGALDQWGQMLSFAAEVAKNEQMHELLTGSVSADKLAEVFVAVCGEQVDAHGQNLLKVMAENGRLAALPDVCEQFFALKKEHEKEVDVEVISATDLSDEQLAGISSKLEQRLERKVKLNCSVDEALLGGVIIRAGDLVIDDSARGRLNRLSDALQS from the coding sequence ATGTCTGATTTGACTACTATCGCACGCCCCTATGCTAAAGCAGCCTTCGACTTTGCAGTAGAAAAAGGCGCGTTGGACCAATGGGGTCAAATGCTTTCTTTTGCTGCTGAAGTCGCTAAAAACGAACAAATGCACGAACTCTTAACGGGGTCAGTTTCTGCGGACAAACTCGCAGAAGTATTTGTAGCAGTTTGCGGCGAACAAGTTGATGCTCATGGCCAAAACCTTCTGAAGGTAATGGCGGAGAATGGTCGATTAGCGGCCCTTCCTGATGTTTGTGAACAGTTCTTTGCTCTGAAAAAAGAGCATGAGAAAGAAGTGGATGTGGAAGTGATTTCCGCTACTGACCTTTCTGATGAACAGCTTGCAGGTATCAGCAGCAAACTTGAGCAGCGTCTTGAGCGCAAAGTTAAGCTGAATTGCAGTGTAGATGAGGCCCTACTTGGTGGGGTGATTATTCGAGCCGGAGACTTAGTCATCGATGACTCAGCGCGTGGACGTTTGAACCGCCTGAGCGATGCATTGCAGTCTTAA
- the atpF gene encoding F0F1 ATP synthase subunit B, with protein MNINATLLGQAISFALFVWFCMKYVWPPLMQAIEERQKKIADGLQAAERAAKDLDLAQANASDQLKEAKRTATEIIEQANKRKAQILDEAREEAQTERQKILSQAEAELEAERNRARDELRKQVATLAVAGAEKIIERSIDKDAHKDILDNITAKL; from the coding sequence GTGAATATAAACGCAACTCTGCTAGGTCAAGCAATCTCGTTTGCACTGTTTGTGTGGTTCTGCATGAAGTATGTATGGCCACCGTTGATGCAAGCGATCGAAGAGCGTCAGAAGAAAATTGCTGACGGTCTGCAGGCAGCTGAACGTGCTGCGAAAGACTTGGATCTAGCACAAGCCAACGCTTCTGATCAGTTGAAAGAAGCGAAGCGCACAGCAACTGAGATCATCGAGCAAGCGAATAAGCGCAAAGCTCAAATTCTAGATGAAGCTCGCGAGGAAGCTCAGACTGAACGTCAGAAAATCCTATCGCAAGCAGAAGCAGAACTTGAAGCTGAACGTAACCGTGCACGCGATGAGCTGCGCAAACAAGTTGCAACTCTGGCTGTAGCTGGTGCTGAGAAGATCATTGAGCGTTCCATCGATAAAGATGCGCACAAAGATATTCTCGACAACATTACTGCAAAACTTTAA
- the atpE gene encoding F0F1 ATP synthase subunit C has product METLLSFSAIAVGLIVGLASLGTAIGFALLGGKFLEGAARQPEMAPMLQVKMFIIAGLLDAVPMIGIVIALLFTFANPFVGQLG; this is encoded by the coding sequence ATGGAAACTTTACTGAGCTTTTCTGCAATCGCCGTAGGTCTTATCGTCGGTCTTGCTTCTCTTGGTACAGCGATTGGTTTCGCACTTCTAGGTGGTAAATTCCTTGAAGGTGCAGCACGTCAACCAGAAATGGCTCCTATGCTACAAGTTAAGATGTTCATCATCGCGGGTCTACTTGATGCGGTTCCAATGATCGGTATCGTTATCGCACTTCTATTCACTTTCGCAAACCCATTCGTTGGTCAACTAGGTTAA
- the atpB gene encoding F0F1 ATP synthase subunit A produces MAAPGEALTASGYISHHLTNLSTYKLGLVAEEASFWNVHIDSLFFSWFTGLIFLGIFYKVAKRTTAGVPGKLQCAVEMIVEFVAENVKDTFHGRNPLIAPLALTIFCWVFLMNLMDLVPIDFLPYPAEHWLGIPYLKVVPSADVNITMAMALGVFALMIYYSIKVKGLGGFAKELALHPFNHPLMIPFNLLIEVVSLLAKPLSLGMRLFGNMFAGEVVFILCAAMLPWYLQWMGSLPWAIFHVLVITIQAFVFMMLTIVYLSMAHEDSDH; encoded by the coding sequence ATGGCTGCGCCAGGTGAAGCGCTAACTGCGTCCGGATACATTTCCCACCACCTTACAAACCTTTCTACTTATAAGTTAGGTCTTGTAGCGGAGGAGGCAAGTTTCTGGAACGTACATATCGATAGCCTGTTTTTTTCTTGGTTTACTGGTTTAATTTTCCTCGGAATTTTTTACAAGGTAGCAAAGAGAACAACAGCGGGTGTACCAGGTAAGCTTCAGTGTGCTGTAGAAATGATCGTTGAATTTGTCGCGGAAAACGTCAAAGACACGTTCCATGGACGCAACCCACTGATCGCACCTTTAGCACTGACTATCTTTTGTTGGGTATTCTTAATGAACTTGATGGACTTAGTGCCTATCGACTTCTTACCTTACCCAGCAGAGCATTGGCTTGGTATCCCTTATCTTAAGGTTGTACCGTCTGCTGATGTGAATATCACCATGGCTATGGCTCTAGGCGTATTCGCTCTGATGATTTACTACAGCATCAAAGTGAAAGGTCTAGGTGGATTCGCTAAAGAATTAGCACTACATCCATTCAATCACCCACTGATGATCCCGTTTAACCTACTGATTGAAGTGGTCTCGCTACTGGCGAAACCTCTGTCTCTTGGTATGCGTCTATTCGGTAACATGTTCGCGGGTGAGGTTGTATTCATTCTTTGTGCGGCAATGCTACCATGGTACTTGCAATGGATGGGTTCACTACCGTGGGCAATCTTCCATGTCTTGGTTATCACGATTCAAGCCTTCGTGTTTATGATGTTGACAATTGTTTACCTGTCAATGGCACACGAAGACAGTGATCATTAA
- a CDS encoding F0F1 ATP synthase subunit I yields MVAALARPGRELAKRLLMIQFGAVTLMAAGMAVAVNAEWGLSALIGGGIFVVANAVFALFAFMYGGARAAKRIANSFYAGEALKILITVALFSVAYMYIQVELVPLKLTYLLALGINICAPVLFINNKK; encoded by the coding sequence ATGGTAGCTGCGTTAGCTAGACCAGGACGAGAGCTTGCAAAGCGATTGTTAATGATCCAGTTCGGCGCGGTTACATTAATGGCGGCAGGAATGGCAGTGGCTGTGAATGCTGAATGGGGGCTTTCAGCACTGATTGGCGGCGGCATTTTTGTTGTTGCGAATGCGGTGTTCGCATTGTTTGCTTTCATGTATGGTGGAGCTCGCGCCGCAAAGCGGATCGCGAATTCTTTCTATGCCGGTGAAGCACTGAAAATCCTTATCACGGTGGCGCTTTTCTCCGTTGCCTACATGTATATACAGGTGGAACTTGTTCCCCTTAAGCTAACCTATTTGCTGGCTCTAGGTATTAATATCTGTGCGCCAGTGCTATTCATTAACAACAAAAAATAG
- a CDS encoding ParB/RepB/Spo0J family partition protein, with protein sequence MSKRGLGKGLDALLSTSSLAREKQQSALHSQELSSDGELADLSINSLKPGVYQPRKDMEPEALEELAASIESQGIIQPIVVRQVENDKFEIIAGERRWRAARKAGLKQVPCVIKNVEDRAAIAMALIENIQREDLNVIEEAVALDRLQEEFSLTHQQVAEVIGKSRATVSNLLRLNQLEMDVKYLLSEKMLEMGHARALLALEGEQQVEVAELVAKKRMTVRQTEQLVKKCLQPQSEEKNESQDTEAQQMSQKLSEMLSAKVAIVRAKNGASKVTISLDEPHKLEQLIAKLES encoded by the coding sequence ATGTCTAAACGTGGTTTAGGTAAAGGGCTTGATGCTCTGCTCTCGACGAGCTCGCTTGCACGTGAAAAACAGCAAAGTGCATTACACAGCCAAGAGCTTTCTTCTGATGGGGAGCTGGCCGATTTAAGCATTAACAGTCTTAAACCTGGTGTTTATCAGCCACGTAAAGATATGGAGCCCGAAGCGCTTGAAGAGCTAGCGGCGTCAATCGAGTCTCAGGGCATCATTCAGCCGATCGTGGTTCGCCAGGTTGAAAACGATAAGTTTGAAATCATCGCTGGTGAGCGCCGCTGGCGTGCGGCTCGTAAAGCGGGCCTGAAGCAGGTACCTTGCGTGATCAAGAATGTTGAGGATCGTGCTGCGATTGCCATGGCTTTGATCGAAAATATCCAGCGTGAAGACCTGAATGTGATCGAAGAAGCGGTTGCTTTGGATCGTCTTCAAGAGGAATTTTCTCTGACTCACCAACAGGTGGCTGAGGTGATTGGTAAGTCGCGCGCTACCGTGAGTAACTTACTGCGACTCAATCAGCTTGAAATGGATGTAAAGTATCTGCTTTCTGAAAAAATGCTTGAGATGGGGCATGCTCGTGCACTATTAGCGCTTGAAGGTGAGCAACAAGTCGAAGTGGCTGAGCTGGTTGCGAAGAAGCGTATGACGGTTCGTCAGACGGAGCAGCTAGTGAAAAAGTGTCTCCAGCCGCAATCTGAAGAGAAAAATGAGTCCCAAGACACGGAGGCACAACAAATGTCACAAAAATTGAGTGAAATGCTCAGTGCTAAAGTGGCAATCGTACGAGCTAAGAATGGCGCTTCTAAAGTGACGATTAGTCTTGATGAGCCTCACAAATTAGAGCAACTGATTGCCAAGCTCGAAAGCTAA
- a CDS encoding ParA family protein, which yields MGKIVAIANQKGGVGKTTTCINLAASMAATKRKVLVIDLDPQGNATMASGVDKYQVDATAYELLVEDVAFDDVVCRKTSGNYDLIAANGDVTAAEIKLMEVFAREVRLKHALAAVRDNYDFIFIDCPPSLNLLTINAMAAADSVLVPMQCEYFALEGLTALMDTISKLAAVVNENLKIEGLLRTMYDPRNRLSNEVSDQLKKHFGNKVYRTVIPRNVRLAEAPSHGKPAMYYDKYSAGAKAYLALAGEMLRRDEVPA from the coding sequence GTGGGAAAAATCGTAGCAATCGCCAACCAGAAAGGTGGAGTTGGTAAAACAACAACGTGCATCAACTTAGCCGCGTCTATGGCTGCGACTAAGCGTAAGGTATTGGTGATTGACCTCGATCCGCAAGGCAATGCCACTATGGCCAGTGGGGTCGACAAGTATCAGGTAGATGCAACAGCGTACGAACTGCTGGTTGAGGATGTCGCTTTTGATGATGTTGTGTGCCGTAAAACATCAGGAAATTATGACCTGATCGCAGCTAACGGTGATGTCACGGCGGCAGAAATTAAACTAATGGAAGTGTTTGCGCGTGAGGTTCGCCTCAAACATGCTTTGGCTGCAGTTCGCGATAACTATGATTTCATCTTTATTGATTGCCCTCCATCTCTAAACCTTCTTACAATCAATGCCATGGCCGCAGCAGATTCGGTCTTGGTACCTATGCAGTGTGAGTATTTTGCGCTGGAAGGTTTAACAGCATTGATGGATACCATCAGTAAGTTGGCAGCGGTGGTGAATGAAAACCTTAAAATCGAAGGTTTACTACGAACCATGTACGATCCTCGCAACCGCTTATCCAATGAAGTTTCCGATCAGTTGAAAAAGCACTTTGGTAACAAGGTGTACCGCACTGTTATTCCTCGTAATGTTCGTCTGGCCGAAGCGCCAAGTCATGGTAAACCTGCCATGTACTATGACAAATACTCCGCAGGCGCAAAAGCCTATCTGGCTTTAGCTGGAGAAATGCTTCGCCGCGATGAAGTCCCTGCATAA
- the rsmG gene encoding 16S rRNA (guanine(527)-N(7))-methyltransferase RsmG, with amino-acid sequence MSGLRTQLDALIAQTSLDVSEHQREQLVGYVEMLNKWNKAYNLTSVRDPGDMLVKHILDSIVVSPHLQGQRFIDVGTGPGLPGIPLAIMNPDMAFTLLDSLGKRIRFIKQVLHELKIDNVTPIQSRVEAFQPQDKFDGVLSRAFASMVDMVEWCHHLPKAHTGCFMALKGQLPQDEIEQLPEWCSVTDIKALQVPELEGERHLVILSRKE; translated from the coding sequence ATGAGTGGTTTACGAACACAATTAGACGCTTTGATCGCTCAAACTTCGCTGGACGTCTCCGAACATCAACGAGAACAGCTGGTTGGCTATGTAGAAATGCTTAACAAGTGGAACAAGGCCTATAACTTGACCTCCGTTCGCGATCCCGGTGACATGCTGGTGAAACACATTCTCGATAGCATAGTGGTCAGCCCACATCTGCAAGGGCAACGCTTTATTGATGTCGGAACTGGTCCGGGTTTACCTGGCATTCCTCTGGCGATTATGAACCCTGATATGGCATTTACTTTGCTTGATAGCCTTGGCAAGCGCATTCGTTTTATCAAACAGGTGTTGCACGAGCTTAAGATCGACAATGTCACGCCGATTCAAAGCCGTGTTGAAGCGTTTCAGCCACAAGACAAATTTGATGGCGTGTTAAGCCGGGCGTTTGCCTCTATGGTGGACATGGTCGAGTGGTGTCATCACTTACCTAAAGCGCATACAGGCTGTTTTATGGCCCTGAAGGGCCAATTACCACAGGATGAGATTGAGCAGCTTCCAGAGTGGTGTTCTGTGACCGACATCAAAGCTTTGCAAGTTCCTGAATTGGAAGGTGAGCGTCATCTAGTAATCTTATCCCGCAAGGAATAA
- the mnmG gene encoding tRNA uridine-5-carboxymethylaminomethyl(34) synthesis enzyme MnmG, whose translation MLYHENFDVIVVGGGHAGTEAALASARTGQKTLLLTHNIDTLGQMSCNPAIGGIGKGHLVKEVDAMGGLMAQAIDHAGIQFRTLNASKGPAVRATRAQADRALYKAYVREALENTPNLTLFQQSVDDLIVEQNKAVGVITQMGLRFHAKAVVLTVGTFLGGKIHIGMESSSGGRAGDPPSIALADRLRELPFRVDRLKTGTPPRIDARTVDFSVLEAQHGDDPTPVFSFMGNRDQHPQQIPCFITHTNDQTHEVIRKNLDRSPMYAGVIEGIGPRYCPSIEDKVMRFADKNSHQIFIEPEGLNTHELYPNGISTSLPFDVQVQIVRSMKGFENAHIVRPGYAIEYDFFDPRDLKQTYETKFISGLFFAGQINGTTGYEEAAAQGLMAGLNASLYSQDKDGWSPRRDQAYMGVLIDDLSTMGTKEPYRMFTSRAEYRLLLREDNADLRLTEKARELGLVDDLRWARFNQKIENMAKERQRLQDTWMNPKSAGIDELNKHLKTPMAREASGEDLLRRPEMTYSQLTELDAFAPALDDQQAAEQVEIQVKYEGYIKRQQDEIEKSLRHEHTQLPVDLDYTNVKGLSNEVVAKLNESKPESIGIASRISGITPAAISILLVHLKKHGMLKKGEEA comes from the coding sequence ATGCTTTATCACGAAAACTTTGACGTCATTGTTGTTGGTGGCGGACATGCAGGAACGGAAGCCGCACTCGCATCAGCTCGTACAGGACAAAAAACACTGTTACTGACACATAACATCGACACTTTAGGTCAGATGTCATGTAACCCTGCAATTGGGGGGATCGGTAAAGGTCATTTAGTCAAAGAAGTGGATGCCATGGGTGGTTTAATGGCCCAAGCCATCGATCACGCTGGTATTCAGTTTAGGACTCTTAATGCATCTAAAGGGCCTGCTGTTCGTGCTACACGAGCTCAAGCTGATCGAGCACTCTATAAAGCTTATGTACGTGAGGCGTTAGAAAATACCCCGAACCTAACACTATTCCAACAATCTGTAGATGACTTGATTGTTGAGCAGAACAAAGCGGTTGGTGTGATCACTCAAATGGGGCTGCGCTTTCATGCTAAAGCTGTTGTGTTGACCGTAGGAACCTTCCTTGGAGGTAAAATCCATATAGGCATGGAAAGTTCCTCTGGAGGTCGTGCAGGTGATCCACCTTCGATCGCTTTAGCGGATCGTTTACGTGAATTACCGTTTCGTGTTGATCGCCTAAAAACGGGCACGCCACCGCGTATTGACGCACGTACTGTTGATTTTTCAGTACTTGAAGCTCAACACGGTGATGACCCAACACCAGTTTTCTCTTTTATGGGCAACAGGGATCAACATCCACAACAGATCCCATGTTTTATCACTCATACCAATGATCAAACACATGAAGTGATCCGAAAAAACTTAGATCGTAGCCCTATGTATGCCGGTGTGATCGAGGGAATTGGCCCACGTTACTGCCCATCGATTGAAGACAAAGTGATGCGTTTTGCCGACAAGAACAGCCATCAGATCTTTATCGAGCCTGAAGGACTGAACACGCATGAGCTCTATCCAAATGGCATCTCAACCAGCCTGCCGTTTGATGTTCAAGTGCAAATCGTTCGTTCAATGAAAGGCTTTGAGAACGCACATATCGTTCGTCCAGGATACGCCATTGAATATGATTTCTTTGATCCACGTGATTTAAAACAGACCTACGAGACGAAGTTTATTAGTGGTTTATTCTTTGCTGGCCAGATTAATGGAACTACAGGCTATGAAGAAGCCGCGGCGCAAGGTCTGATGGCAGGTTTGAATGCTAGCCTGTATAGTCAGGACAAAGATGGATGGAGTCCACGTCGAGATCAAGCTTACATGGGAGTATTGATTGATGACCTATCGACAATGGGGACAAAAGAGCCATACCGCATGTTTACGTCTCGTGCAGAGTATCGCTTACTGCTGCGTGAGGATAATGCGGATCTTCGTCTGACAGAAAAAGCGCGCGAGTTAGGATTAGTTGATGATCTACGCTGGGCTCGCTTTAATCAAAAGATCGAAAACATGGCGAAAGAACGTCAAAGATTGCAAGACACGTGGATGAACCCTAAATCTGCGGGTATTGATGAGCTGAATAAGCATCTCAAAACGCCAATGGCCCGTGAGGCAAGTGGTGAAGATCTGCTGCGCCGTCCGGAAATGACATACTCCCAACTAACTGAACTGGACGCATTTGCACCTGCTCTGGACGATCAACAGGCGGCTGAGCAAGTAGAAATTCAAGTCAAATACGAAGGCTACATTAAACGTCAGCAAGACGAGATTGAAAAGTCGCTTCGTCATGAACATACCCAGTTGCCCGTGGATCTGGATTACACCAATGTGAAAGGGCTGTCCAATGAAGTGGTAGCGAAATTGAATGAGTCGAAACCTGAGTCAATTGGTATTGCGTCACGTATTTCAGGTATCACGCCTGCCGCGATTTCGATTCTGCTGGTTCACCTCAAAAAACATGGCATGTTGAAAAAAGGCGAGGAAGCATAA
- the mioC gene encoding FMN-binding protein MioC, with protein MIQIITGSTLGGAEYVGDHLSDLLIENGFKTCIHNQPVLEEVPAQGTWLLITSTHGAGEYPDNIQPFIQALQDTPPRMSDVKYAVIAIGDSSYDTFCAAGQHAHALLADIGATPVADCLTIDVLSHDVPEDAAEVWLNEHINKL; from the coding sequence ATGATCCAAATAATCACAGGCAGTACATTAGGTGGCGCTGAATACGTGGGTGATCATCTGAGTGATCTGCTGATTGAAAATGGCTTTAAGACTTGTATCCACAACCAACCGGTACTGGAAGAAGTACCAGCACAGGGTACTTGGCTACTCATCACATCCACTCACGGTGCGGGTGAGTATCCAGATAACATTCAACCGTTTATTCAAGCCTTGCAAGATACACCGCCGCGTATGTCTGACGTCAAATATGCGGTCATTGCCATTGGCGACTCTAGCTACGACACATTCTGTGCCGCAGGCCAGCACGCCCATGCCCTACTAGCCGACATTGGAGCGACACCAGTGGCGGATTGTCTAACCATCGATGTTCTCAGCCACGATGTTCCTGAAGATGCCGCAGAGGTGTGGCTAAACGAGCATATCAACAAGCTGTAG
- the mnmE gene encoding tRNA uridine-5-carboxymethylaminomethyl(34) synthesis GTPase MnmE — MTTETIVAQATAPGRGGVGIIRVSGPLAAKVASEVTGKTLRPRYAEYLPFTAEDGTELDQGIALYFPNPNSFTGEDVLELQGHGGPVVMDMLIKRILQIPGIRTARPGEFSERAFLNDKLDLAQAEAIADLIDASSEQAARSALKSLQGAFSNRIQTLVESLIHLRIYVEAAIDFPEEEIDFLADGKVSADLQTIIDNLTAVRQEATQGAIMREGMKVVIAGRPNAGKSSLLNALSGKESAIVTDIAGTTRDVLREHIHIDGMPLHIIDTAGLRDASDEVEKIGIERAWEEIEQADRVLFMVDGTTTDATDPKEIWPDFVDRLPSNIGMTVIRNKVDQTNEELGICHVNDPTLIRLSARTGHGVESLRTHLKECMGFSGGSEGGFMARRRHLEALERAAEHLDIGQQQLEGYMAGEILAEELRIAQQHLSEITGEFSSDDLLGRIFSSFCIGK, encoded by the coding sequence ATGACTACAGAGACCATTGTCGCTCAAGCCACTGCGCCCGGACGAGGCGGTGTCGGCATTATTCGCGTATCCGGTCCCCTTGCGGCCAAAGTCGCTTCTGAGGTAACAGGCAAAACCTTACGTCCTCGATATGCGGAATATCTCCCCTTTACTGCAGAGGATGGCACAGAGCTCGATCAGGGTATCGCGCTCTACTTCCCTAATCCGAACTCCTTTACCGGCGAAGATGTCCTAGAACTGCAAGGCCATGGTGGCCCAGTCGTAATGGATATGCTGATCAAGCGCATCCTGCAAATTCCCGGGATCCGCACTGCTCGCCCGGGTGAGTTTTCAGAGCGAGCCTTCCTCAATGACAAGCTCGATTTAGCCCAAGCCGAAGCGATTGCGGACTTAATAGATGCCAGCTCAGAACAAGCGGCAAGATCGGCCCTAAAATCACTTCAAGGCGCGTTCTCAAACCGAATCCAAACCTTAGTCGAATCCCTGATTCACCTGCGTATCTACGTCGAAGCCGCAATTGACTTCCCCGAAGAAGAAATTGATTTTCTCGCCGATGGTAAAGTCTCAGCCGACCTACAGACGATTATTGATAACCTAACTGCCGTGCGCCAAGAAGCGACACAAGGCGCTATCATGCGCGAAGGGATGAAAGTCGTCATCGCCGGCCGTCCAAACGCGGGCAAATCGAGCTTGCTAAACGCCTTATCTGGTAAAGAATCAGCCATTGTGACTGATATTGCAGGCACCACTCGTGACGTTCTGCGTGAACACATTCATATTGACGGTATGCCACTGCATATCATTGATACCGCAGGCCTGCGTGATGCGTCGGATGAGGTCGAAAAGATAGGCATCGAACGTGCGTGGGAAGAAATCGAGCAAGCCGATCGCGTCTTATTTATGGTCGATGGCACCACTACAGATGCCACTGATCCAAAAGAGATTTGGCCTGACTTCGTTGATCGATTGCCGAGCAATATCGGCATGACAGTGATCCGCAATAAAGTCGATCAAACCAATGAAGAATTAGGCATTTGTCATGTCAACGATCCCACATTGATTCGCCTATCAGCACGAACGGGGCATGGTGTGGAATCGCTACGAACGCACCTTAAAGAGTGCATGGGCTTCTCTGGAGGGAGCGAAGGTGGCTTTATGGCTCGCCGTCGTCACTTGGAAGCACTGGAACGCGCTGCAGAGCATCTTGATATTGGCCAACAGCAGCTTGAAGGCTATATGGCAGGAGAAATCCTCGCTGAAGAACTGAGAATTGCGCAGCAACATCTGAGCGAAATTACCGGAGAATTTAGCTCGGATGATTTACTCGGGCGCATTTTCTCCTCATTCTGTATCGGCAAATAA